The window ATTTGGCAActttaaaatcatgaaaagAAACCTATAACCAGATCCAAAACTCAGCACATCCAACACAAATGTGCAGTTTTTGTACCCAttaaaaaaggaacaaaataCTTAAATGGAGAGAAGATACAACTCAAAATACAATCAATCCACACAgataaagaaagaataaagagataaatgattttattgtCTTCTTACAGAAAATTAAACTGAATATTTAATCTGTTAATTTTTATgggaattaaaataaaatacaagatcttataccaaaaaaaaaaaaaaaaaacttcaaatgTTATGTGAGAAATAATTATACCATAAAGAGTGTACGTGAACTTTACTTCAATTTTTATATAGGTGAGCTTGTGATGGGTCAAGGTCGAATTTCCTCTTTGTAAATCCTTGGTAGTCTAAGAATTTTTAGGTGTTTTCTAACTTTTGACTGCTGGCACGTGGGCAAAGAGTGTTGCTTGAATTTCTGTGTCAAGACTTCGAACATCACTGGTTAAACCAAAAAAACACAACAATCATTGAAAAACAATGAAGAAGGCCAAAACACTTGCAATTTGTCATGAAACTAGCCGAAGGTGACCTTGACCCGTAATGTCCTTATATGTATATGGTATGTCTTAAcactaaaattatgaatttatgaGCCAAAACAGAACATGTCTTACTCTTCAGCAGCGTGGCAAGAATTTGTATTTCCATATTTTCTGTGGTCTTGTTAAAcgattaaaaattatatatatatatatatataagtattcAGAATATAGATATCAACTTTTGTATCACTCCATCGTTAACAATTGACAGGTGAAAATGGAAAGCAATGAAGCAGGATGGAGCTGCAAAAGATTGATATTTGTGCCTAAATCCTATGGacataaattaaattcaaacaCACACCCAAACATTTGACTAATTGATTAGTGAATTAGAATCCCCTTccttcaataaaaaaaaaaaactaaactcAATCAACAatattaaaggaaaaaaaaaaagacaaagacatttaatgaaaacaaaaacaacatgGCTATCagaaaataacattataattgCCTTGATTATAATTGCAGATTGCAGCTTCACCCCTTCTGACAATTACCAGAGCTAAACATAGAGCTGACCACAACCGAATTAAATCATGTATCTTCATTACTCATTGAGTTATTCCCATTACTCCTTACCAGCATGTTCTTCTATTCATCTGTAAGAAACTCCACCTTTGCTTTGCTCACAGCTATCGAGAGATGACCATGATGCTTGTTACAATCAGTCTTAAACAATGGCTTTTGAATGATTAGCTTCTCATCAGTTCCTTCCATGTCTTTGATCATCTTCTTTAACCTTTCAGGCAGTACTGCTTTTGCTTCCTCAGTTGGGGTTCTTTACTTCACTGGTTTCACCTGATTCAACGCAACGTTTATGACCCCTCTTTTCCACTATTTCCATCTTTCCTATAGAACTTTGGCTCTGTGAGAAAACAGCAAAAGGGTTTCTGATTGAGACTTGCTCAGTTTTCCATTTTACTTGAAATTATTCTCACACAATTTGTATACTTTTTGCTCATGAGGGGAGGTTTCTTGCTGAAGGGGTTATCCCTGAGTTTGCGTACATGCCAACGAAAAGCCACACGTTTCTGCTTCTTGATAGCTTCTTCATGGACTAGTGTGGCTTTCTTGAAGGAATCAGGCGAGTTCTCGACAGCAATATCAATCTTCAACCCTTGTGTTTGGCTCATTGTTTGCTTCATCAACTTCTCTTTCCCCAACTCTTCCCGGGCAGCCACTGCAACCTCTACCAAGCAGTGGAAGGCGGTCCAGTCTTCCTCTTTTTCCTTACCCTTAGAACCCTCGAAACCCTTCatctttgctttcttcttcttctttcaaaggttttttatttttcactcaATTAGCCTAGGGTTATTAGCATTAGAGAATAAATAAGCAGGGGAGGGAAGGTAATAAATAATGAAGGAACGGACGTATCATGATTTTCAAGTTAGATCGGAACTcgtattttctttaaaacccttTTCCTGTGACTGTAAGGATTTGGAGATTGAGTTTTTAGGCTTTCCctcataaaaaaagaagaggttacaatgggaaaagaaaaacaacgaAAGAGTCCCagttcaacaaaataatatactTTCTGATTTGGATATACGAAGAAAGAGAAGTACAGAAGAAATAAATCAcataaactttttctttttttttttattattttctttcatcttaTTCCTTTACCTATATACTATGCAGTGGTAAAAGATAACTTAATTTCTTCTTCCCTGTTTTATGGTCTAAGGACGAATAAACAACCATGTGATGTGCAGTGCAGCAATGTAGATAGTGTCCaccaaaaaacaaagaaattaagCCCTCAGAAAATTGCATTCCTTATCAATGTTTGTTGATCAGCACCTCCTTGAGTTGAAGATAAGGGTAGTAAGATAGTACTTACTTCAACTTTTAAGAACTAAAACAATGGATTAGAGGAATCTAATCCATTATTGAAACATTAAATTTCCAAAGCCTTCAAAATCCTGGTTCCATCCATTttcaaagctttcaaacaaaaattcttttagattctttttttctacttAAGATTTTTGGAACAAGGAtgagtaaatttttttctttctcaaacaaaatatgtttaaattaaaaaaaataaaataaacataagAAAAATCTTTATCTTGAAATATTTGTGGTATTGagtctcaatttttttttaactgttGTTGACAGTAAAAGAaccaaaaatatcattttaaaacaacATGAGtcaaaatatctttttaaaataattgaagGGAGACTTTTAAAGTTTACGCTATAAACTAATCGGCTTTTGAATCTCTCCATTTGATCCCATATTCAAAGTCTTAGTCCCTTTTGCAACAAATGAGGCCTCCATTCCTTATTTCAGACCACAGCCTTCATACCAAGAAGTTTCCAAGTTTACATCCAAGATTTAAGAGTAACGATTCCCAAAGGTACAAAATCTTACTTTGTATAGCTGACTGATGAAGATACAGAATTCGCCATGGTTTGTCATGGCAGAGAGCTCAAGTACAAAGTACAAAATCCATATTTTCTATTGGACAATGGTTTATCCATGAACAGATCAGCTCTGCTACAATGCAACTCCTAGTTCCGTAGAAGTTAGAAGAGActgcaaaaacaaattatagcTTTCTATTCATTATCGTAAACAACtgttttatgttaattttctatctcatactttttctttttcttgattcGAACTATTGCATCTATCTCTGTTCATTGGTATACATTTCCCAAGAAAAAGTTACAACCAATGACTGAAGGTTCCTCCCATTCAAGTCAATCCACAACACAGAATCCCCACAAGCAGAGGTGACGGTTTGCCACCAAAGAGCCAACCCCATAAGCTCAAACTTGTCACAGTATCTTGCAAGGCCATTTTTGCACCTCTAACCCAAAGATTATAAGACAAGCATGTGAGTCAGTACCCATATCGATCATTTAATGTAGTTCTCCCATCACCAGATTGCCCTGCAAGGAACATGAAAAAATTGCAATAAAGTCAcgatgcaaatccaaaagaatAGAATCACTTTGCAATCCATTCAGCAGTAAGATGCTACAGTAATACTGAAATTTCAGGTTCAATTGACAATAAGCAAAAAATAGAGTACCTTCAGGAGGAACCCAAGATTCATACTCTGGATTACTATTGAGAAATGAAGGCTTCTCAGGACCCATCACTCGTTTTggctttttctctttcttttttaattgatttcgGGCCAACATTTCAGGGGTTTCATGCAATTCCTCATCCTCTGCATGGTACCCTCTAGTGTGCTTCAACAACAGTGCCACAGCATTCTGTGCAATTTCTTCAGCTCCTGTAGAGGATGACGTAGATTGATCGGAGGCTTTGTCATCACCTTCAGATTTCTCAACCTGTTTCTGTTTCCTTATAATTAGACCAGAGGCAGTAGTTTCAATTCCTGAGGGGCCTTTAACCGGTGGATCATCAACACTCCCAAGTACTTTCTTCCTATCTTTGTAATCAACAAATTGGTCAACTTTATGTGTTTCTACTTCTACTTCTTGCTGTGACTCTTTAATCTCCTTGCTCTCAACAGCACCAAGCCACTGGGGCTTTGCAACAGTATAGATAGCCTTTCTAACCTCAGCTGTATCACTAAGAATATTCTCTTCTGgtttcttgcttgattccaTAGAAACATCTGCAACTCCCTCTTTCTGCATGGGAGAATTTGCTGGTTCTGTAGATGTACTGATTTTGGGTTCCAATGGAGGCTGCTTCTTGACAGCAGCAGGAGTTCTAGATTTGTCAGGTGCTGGTGCTTGTGCCTTTGTATCCCTTTTCTTAGCAGCTTCTCCGGTTGGATCAGCAATCTTCAACAGGTAGAAGATCCGGTCCAACTCAGACTGAAGGGCAAACAGTTCCTTCTCAAGTTGCACAGTCCTATCAAGCACTGATAGAAGAAAATAGGAAATCAGCCACTTTTGCTAGTTGCATCTCTCTATTTACCTTTCTGCTTTCTCAGATGGCTAAGAAAGTAAAACAAATAGACGAAAAGATGAACATGGTTAAAAAATGAGCAAATAGCTTAAATGTACCCAAATTCAAACACAGTCGCTGTGTAGAATATTAAGTTCCTGACTTTTATTATCAATAAAACTCAGACATTTGGCctttaattgttaaaaataaattttgctttATGCAAGGGTTaccttttgctttttgctttttgaaggaaaaaggaagtaGCAAGAGGTTGCAACCAAAAGAAgcattaaaaaagaaagaaagaaacacaCAAAAGCTAACGACCACAAATAACTGGAAAAAGTTTGAAGAAAGACCAGAATCCTAATGCTGATCATATCAAAACATGTAATctatgatttggaaatgatcaGAGTGATGATTCTTTGCATCATCAGCAATCTGCATCTTTTATGTGCAGAACTTTTAGcaatatatttttacaatttataaaagttaTCTCACCTAGCTGGGAAGAAAGCCCAGACATGTAAGCATCAAGTGCATCTCCAGCTTCTGTTTCTAATGCTGTTTCTGATGCCATTTTGTTCTCCTCACTTAACAGCAACTCCTTCTTgtcttcaatttctttcataATGGCATCTCTCTTATCAAGAAGACTATCAGCAGTTTCAATAGACTGGGTTTCACCAACTTTCAGCACAGTAGGTTTCTTCTTTGTCCGGTCataaaattcatcatcatcactgaAGAATCACAAATCATTGCAAGCGTTAACTATTAAACTAgtttcacaattgaagaatAAACCAGATGCATATCCTTATCATATGCTTAAAGAAGGGAAGaaactttaaataaaatcCTCATAAAATTGAGAAATGTAAATGCAATAACTGCTAATTACAAATATGTTTTAGATGAGTAcataaagcaaataactaagaatataaaaagattttgcATGCATTTCAACAATTTTTGCACCAGAGGCAAACATAAAATCTCTTTTTTGCTGTTTTGATTTATCCTCAAAGATTTCTGTTTCCATCGGGAATTTCTCAAAAGGATAAATTACCTTGAAAagtcttcatcatcatcttctgGCCCTCCTTTCCTCTTACCATGAGATATCCTTCCAGCACGTGCACCTATGCTTTCACGAATGCTTTCATTTAGTGTCTCTTCCAAGTTTTCAAGCTCTTCCATTATCTACCAAAATTGTATGAACTAGCGTCAatacttttctttaatttcacTTCACAGTCAAAGGGAAGAAGACGGCCAAAAAGAAACCTTATGGCGCAATCTCAAAGAATCGAACCATATACTCCAGGGGAAAAACATCAAACTCCAATCAAAATAACTTTCAATATACCTGTGTTATCCTTTGTTCATTCCTAAGAATCTGAGTTTGCTGGCCCTGTGTTAACCCGCCTTGAGCAATATCTTTGGCACGTATTGCATCTATCTCTTTCTTCATATGACCAATCTACATCCAGAAGAATGAAttgtaaatgataaaataacaAGCACTGAAACTGAcatgaaaaaaatgagaaagtgACACCTCTAAGTCCAATTGAAGGACCTAGAAAGAAAGTTTAGACAACTAAACTGAGCAGCATAAATGAGGAAAAAAACTATCATTATATTTATTTCCTGAGAAGAATTCACAAAGAGAAAAGGGCTTGCCTTCTCAGTCCTTTTTATTATCTTATCACGGGTTTTTTCCTGCTTCTCTGTAAGCTGTCCTTTGTAGGTTTGCCAAGTCATTTCATCAGCATCGTCCTAAATATCCAAATGACTTCAGTGAgtagaaaagaagaatgaCAAATTATCTGTTAGTCTTGCATCAAAACAATATGAATTTGGGATTTAACAGGCAAATTTACAATATATCAGGCATCAAGTAAACATAATACACTCTATAAAAAGAAGTGAAAATGATAAGGCAGCCTATAATAAATTGATATGCATCACTAAGGCATTTGAATCAGCAATAAGACTAAATTGCCAGCGAGGAAGAAAGTCACCAAATTCTTGATATCTATCGAATTGGTTGCTGATAGATTGATGCAGATCCTCAAAGAAGTACAACAATTTCGTGTTTGCActcatcaaaattttgagtgaaaagttgagatctttctttgtttagaaaaaaaatagttctAATATCACatagaaaatcaacaaaaaaattccTAGTTAACAGAATTATATGTATAGCATAAGATGTTAATAACAAAACAACCATACAAAGTTGCGTCTAAGCtattttattagtttcaaGGTATTTCAATCTGATTAAAAGTACAAGTTACACAAACCTCTGCTTCTTCAATAGCATCCTCTCCAATGCCCCATGAGATACCATCAGCAAGAGATGCTTCTGCCCTTGCTCGTCGAAGTGAAGCTTCCCGGTCTAACATCTCTTCTTGGATCTTAGCGTCTTTCATGATTTTCAAGTCTTTTTCCTACAACAAAAAACCATTAGAAAATTACAGCaatcaaaaacaataaatacaattgcataaaaaaaacaaaccaaaaTTCTAATGACTGACAAAAAAACACTTCAGCTATTTCTTTCTGATTCTTTTTCCAGTAAAAGAATAGAATGTATAGATGTTAAAGCCAAAAAGAAGCCTATAATCCAGAACTTATAACTCCACAGAGTACTTCCTCATGACAAATCCAGGAAGAGATGTCAAGTAATAAAAGTAAATATGATAACTTAGtgcctttttctttgaagaaGATACAACTGGATTCTTAATGTTAGTTTTCTGGACCATCACTCCTTCCTTCAAACACTTGCTTcgcatcttttttttttaataaatttaaaaaaagaaatgattctGCAGGAAAAGGAATCTCTGGCAAGAAATTCATCAACGCACATGAAGTTCAGTGGTTTAAGAATTTTGTAACCCACCCTAGCCACTACTCTCTACAAAATTCTGAAAGAGAGTTCTAGTTAGAATATCTTCAGGTAGTTGGATGCAGCATGTATTAATGAATAAACTATAATGAACATATATGGAAAAGGTgcacatttttctttttggtagaTATGGAGGTACAAAGGGAGAGCGAGGGCCAAGGGAGGGTAACAACCACTAGGCCAAGCCTGAGTTGTTGAACAAGATGATGCATATTTCTGTCTACATAGATGCCACTGCACAGGTATgtacatgttttcataaaaTGAACACCAACATGTGATTGAATATGATTATTTGACAagtttcataaatttttttgataatgaAAACTGATAATtctaataaaaagaaagatttgtGCATACAAACAAAAACATTTATAATGAAAAATGTAATTCTCAATTATCTATTAAACACTTAAACCCCTAAATTGAAAAACTAAGATTAAATCAAAGAATGAATAACCAAATAGGTTGCATAAAAGCCTTACCGGTGGCATCAACTCAGAAGGCCCTTGGAAGATATACAAACGAGATGAACTGcacaataaagaaaaaggaaaacaagatattcacaaacccataaaatttcctttttctcccccttttctttcctttttcttctataagtaaataaagaaaacaaataagaacATTCAACATATGTATATGAGGTAAATGCAATGTACCACTAAAAAGTTTCAAGAGTGCAGAACAAACTGAACCCAGAGCTATTAAACATAAAACCTACAGAAATTTACAAGCCCCACCCTCCTAACACCCCACAACCCAGCCCCCCTCTTCCCCTAAACTTGCATgtctataaaaaataaattatgaatGTGCAAGTGAAGAATCTATGCCTTCTATAGCAAATGCTAAATTTTCCCACCATAAAATCTACTATTCCCAACAAATTAGTGCATAAAAGAGCCAAGCTAAATATTCCTTTCGTATGGACTAGGGACAGATGGGTATATGCACATCAGAATAGCATGCAATGCTCAACCTAAATTCAGCTCTAAGACTGGAATAGCCTTTTCCCTTTGCGAAGGATGCCAGTCAAATGAGTAAGAAAAACAATCCAAAGGAAAATCAAATGGCACTGGAAATACAAATGAATGGCattgaaaagaaagatggagaaataaaaatatgagcAAATCAAGACATGCAAGCAGTAGACAACTTACTGGCCAAATCGAATGACATCACCTACATTTAAGTCCACATAAGTCCTTTTTGTCACCTAATTaaattggaaagaaaaatcaacttaGAATGCATCACAAACACAAGACATTATAATCTAGCAGCAAGTCCATAAAATTTCCCACATAAAACAAGGATTGTATCAAACAAGCAACTTAGAGAAATTGGGCAATCAAGCATCAAATGATCAAGATAACAAAAGCTTAGTTGTGTTCTCCCTCAACAAGAGATATACAAATCCTGAACAAATTAACAATATGTTTATCTACTCTTTTACTTAACTgactcattaaaaaaaaattattaatatcgATAACTTCTCCACTACTAGAAGCAAAAATAATAggagaggaaaaaaatttatgccAGGAAGCACAGCCAACACTTTCAAACATTGTAAGCATAGCTCTAAAGTATCCAAATGTAATAACCTACAACAAAAATACAActaatagataaaatattcctCAAATTTCCCATACTACATGAGATCAAAACTCCAAAAGCAGCACATAACCGAAAGAatagaagataaaaatttgTAGCATGAAGCAGAAAGTTTGACTGTCTGTATATGTTGCCTTTTGCTGAATTCCAAAACAATTACAGAAACACTTTAGCATGGCATTATGCAACTGATACAACAAACAGAACACTGTTGTGTGGCAATACCTGACTCTTGTTGataaaagtgccatgtgtgcTGCCAAGATCATAAAGATAGGCCTGCCCACTGCTCCTAAACTGAAGCACtagtaaagagaaaaaaaagtaattaaataacaaaaggaaaagcatTAACACATTCCTATGGTTAAAGTTCTACTTAATCCTTGCATTACTTGAGATTAAATAGTTGTACATAGAACCACTGCTGCTTCAAGTGCACCAAACATACTAGCAATAGTATTACAAGgataaagaagagaaaaaatatttacaagaATAAGATCTCATTAAAACACCATCTTGTTTAGTTCAGATGCCACAAATTTGTTAGTGGGTTCATCATGAGCAAGGAATTGTAGAATAGAGAACATATGGGAGTAAATTGGAGATCAGAGAATGCTTTCATCATGCTGTCCAAGACAAATCAAGGATCCCAAAAGGCTGGTCATGTATGACAAGCTGCTTCAAGAGGGTATAGAGTtatacatttaaaaataagttgATCAATCTGTTCACAGGAGTATCACAACCCTTAGATGCTATCATATCAGGTAAAGTAATATGGTTTATTATAAAGTACAAACACTAGCCAGAAGATTTCACCAACTCAGCAAgttaaattgcataaaatacATGAAGATAACTACTTCTTGGTTGGCCAACGAATTGAAATATGTTATCTCCGACCAAGAATGATTGTCTCCAATTTCGATTATTTTCGATATATTTTATGGTTATGGACATAAGACTTTCTTAGCCTTTCAAAATGACCTTGAAAAATATGTTATGCCCATAACcataattttgatgatgtaAACTTTACAAagtggtaaaaaaaaaacatttcgTTTCTGGGGCATCCAACTCATTTGCCATTTAAAACCATCAATGTTAGTACTAAGATAATTGAATCTACTTCTTTAGAATCCCAAGAAATTACCTATTTGCAGTCCTTATCCTATTTTacaaacaaatattttcaCAAAGACAAACAAAATTTCCAAGTTCACCAACCAAACTTAAGCTATTAATTCCTAACATAACAAATACAGAACAATAACatgaccaaataaaaaacatttacCAGCATGAAACCGCGAAATAGTGGGATGCTCAAGCACAAAATCACAGAGATCAACACGCCCAAACATATAAGCTCCCTTCTCGTTCCTACAGAAACAAATTTCGTTATTATTCAACAATtccacaaaaacaaataaataaaaatgaaggctttgaaaaaaagaaagaaaggaggtgggttaaaaataattacactTTAAATTGGTCAATGATGCAGCCATCCTTGAGGATCTCAAGGAAGAAATGGTGAGAAGGAGGACCACTCCACTGAGGGATTGTGTAAGGCACAGGAGattgttttgaatttgaagGCTTTTCAATTGAATTTGGTTCTGAATCTGAATTTGATTCCTTTTCTTGGTCTTGCGGGTTTTGGGGGTTAGGTTTTTTGGCAGGAGGTGGAGGTGGAGGTGGAGGACCCGTTGAGGCTTTGGCTGTTGTGGGTTCGGATTCTTCTTGGGTTACCGGTTCCGGTTCCGGTTCCGCCGAGGGGTTAGGGTTCCGGGGAGGCGGTGGTCCCATCGTGGTAGTCATGGTTGCGGGACAGAGAGTAGAGAGGTGTTGCAGAGTTTGGGCAGGCAGAGGCGCCACGCAGGGAGCAATGTTGAACGGAACTTAAGAAAATGGGTCCGGAGTAGGGGAAAAGGACCAAGGAGGGGAAATGGGCGGGTCGATGTTAGGGTGGATCcggtttaaatttttatagtatATGCAGCGCAGAAAAATGGACACGGCCCAAAATATAGAATTACAGATTATATAAGGAAAAGACAATATAAATTACATATCCATATTACCGATAGATGTATATTCTAAATatattagtaaaaatattatattcttaataattCAATAGCCAAAGGATATATTGagaaatattgaaatttttttttggattagTAAGCTGTTTTATTTATCTAGAAAGAGCACAAACAACAAAATTCTTGTTCCTTATTTTAAGGATACGTTTAGTTCGcagaataaacaaaaatagaataaaataattattacaagagaataaaataaaatagttattacgTAATTTAATACGACGAATGTAATAAgacaagaataattattatgatttattacaGTATTTGGTTGCtaacaataattttgaaataagaaaagaatagaaaataaaaagataaaattttttttattttatatatatatgattatttatttttattttattttttaaatattaataatttataattttaattaaaaatattaatattttagcATNNNNNNNNNNNNNNNNNNNNNNNNNNNNNNNNNNNNNNNNNNNNNNNNNNNNNNNNNNNNNNNNNNNNNNNNNNNNNNNNNNNNNNNNNNNNNNNNNNNNNNNNNNNNNNNNNNNNNNNNNNNNNNNNNNNNNNNNNNNNNNNNNNNNNNNNNNNNNNNNNNNNNNNNNNNNNNNNNNNNNNNNNNNNNNNNNNNNNNNNNNNNNNNNNNNNNNNNNNNNNNNNNNNNNNNNNNNNNNNNNNNNNNNNNNNNNNNNNNNNNNNNNNNNNNNNNNNNNNNNNNNNNNNNNNNNNNNNNNNNNNNNNNNNNNNNNNNNNNNNNNNNNNNNNNNNNNNNNNNNNNNNttaattaattattaattaatgtttaaattatatgcaatatattaatattttataatttataaattaatttttccttttattttattttttcctttttcctttcttccatGGGCCGGCCACAGGAAATGTGACTAGTGTAATAAAACACCGATCTAGTAAACCATGTGCCTAGATTTGGCCACTAAGGCACTAAATCGACGCTTCCAGCAGCTAGATCTAGCCGTGGAATGCCAGAGTCGACTGTGGGGATCTGGTTAGGAAGCACCAGATTCTATGCTTTCTGCGGCTAGATCAGGCAATGGATCCTAGATCTAGCGACTTTTTGGTTGAA is drawn from Theobroma cacao cultivar B97-61/B2 chromosome 4, Criollo_cocoa_genome_V2, whole genome shotgun sequence and contains these coding sequences:
- the LOC18601798 gene encoding kanadaptin, translated to MTTTMGPPPPRNPNPSAEPEPEPVTQEESEPTTAKASTGPPPPPPPPAKKPNPQNPQDQEKESNSDSEPNSIEKPSNSKQSPVPYTIPQWSGPPSHHFFLEILKDGCIIDQFKVNEKGAYMFGRVDLCDFVLEHPTISRFHAVLQFRSSGQAYLYDLGSTHGTFINKSQVTKRTYVDLNVGDVIRFGHSSRLYIFQGPSELMPPEKDLKIMKDAKIQEEMLDREASLRRARAEASLADGISWGIGEDAIEEAEDDADEMTWQTYKGQLTEKQEKTRDKIIKRTEKIGHMKKEIDAIRAKDIAQGGLTQGQQTQILRNEQRITQIMEELENLEETLNESIRESIGARAGRISHGKRKGGPEDDDEDFSSDDDEFYDRTKKKPTVLKVGETQSIETADSLLDKRDAIMKEIEDKKELLLSEENKMASETALETEAGDALDAYMSGLSSQLVLDRTVQLEKELFALQSELDRIFYLLKIADPTGEAAKKRDTKAQAPAPDKSRTPAAVKKQPPLEPKISTSTEPANSPMQKEGVADVSMESSKKPEENILSDTAEVRKAIYTVAKPQWLGAVESKEIKESQQEVEVETHKVDQFVDYKDRKKVLGSVDDPPVKGPSGIETTASGLIIRKQKQVEKSEGDDKASDQSTSSSTGAEEIAQNAVALLLKHTRGYHAEDEELHETPEMLARNQLKKKEKKPKRVMGPEKPSFLNSNPEYESWVPPEGQSGDGRTTLNDRYGY